The following proteins come from a genomic window of Pseudomonas sp. WJP1:
- a CDS encoding uroporphyrinogen-III C-methyltransferase has protein sequence MSETALPKDDVRPVLDAPVDEMQPPPAAVQRRGNGLAIVALLLGAAGVAVGGWGVWQVRHLQATNQQQLGQVQALSDEAQSLKLNDQRLSARLEQLPGADVLEERSRLVTQLQGDQQRLNQRLETVLGASRKDWRLAEAEHLLRLASLRLSALQDISSAQALVQGADEILREQNDPGSFAAREQVAKTLVALRSTEQPDRTGLFLRLGALRDQVISLTELAPEYKDRGESLLGLTADGDGASRWAQWWDQISRYIRIDFNADKNVRPLLAGQSLSQVRLALSLALEQAQWAALNGQAAVYSQALAEARDVLKGNFNPDNPQSKVMLEQVAELSKQPVSVVTPDLTGTLSAVQGYLERRNVNAEDSIKPLAKPAANTAQEATP, from the coding sequence GTGAGCGAAACAGCCTTGCCTAAAGATGACGTCCGACCAGTACTTGATGCACCGGTTGATGAAATGCAGCCGCCGCCTGCTGCGGTGCAGCGCCGCGGCAATGGGCTGGCCATCGTCGCGCTGCTGCTGGGCGCTGCCGGTGTCGCGGTGGGTGGTTGGGGAGTCTGGCAGGTGCGTCACCTGCAAGCGACCAACCAGCAGCAGCTGGGTCAGGTGCAGGCATTGAGTGACGAGGCACAAAGCCTGAAGCTCAATGATCAGCGCCTGAGCGCGCGTCTGGAGCAACTGCCCGGCGCCGATGTGCTGGAGGAGCGCAGCCGCCTGGTGACTCAGCTTCAGGGTGATCAGCAGCGACTCAATCAGCGCCTGGAAACCGTCCTCGGTGCCAGCCGCAAGGACTGGCGCCTGGCCGAGGCCGAGCACTTGCTGCGCCTGGCCAGCCTGCGCCTGTCGGCCTTGCAGGACATCAGCAGCGCCCAGGCTTTGGTGCAGGGCGCCGATGAAATCCTCCGTGAGCAGAATGACCCCGGTTCCTTCGCCGCTCGCGAGCAAGTGGCCAAGACCCTGGTGGCCTTGCGCAGCACCGAGCAGCCGGATCGCACCGGTTTGTTCCTGCGGCTGGGGGCGTTACGCGACCAGGTGATCAGCCTCACCGAGCTGGCGCCCGAGTACAAGGACCGCGGCGAATCCCTGCTGGGGTTGACCGCCGATGGCGACGGTGCCAGTCGCTGGGCGCAATGGTGGGATCAGATCTCGCGCTACATCCGTATCGATTTCAACGCCGACAAAAATGTCCGTCCATTGCTGGCCGGGCAGAGCCTGAGCCAGGTTCGCCTCGCCCTCAGCCTGGCGCTGGAGCAGGCGCAATGGGCTGCGCTCAACGGTCAGGCGGCGGTGTATTCGCAGGCGCTGGCAGAGGCGCGGGATGTGCTCAAGGGCAACTTCAATCCGGACAATCCTCAGAGCAAAGTGATGCTCGAACAGGTGGCGGAACTGAGCAAGCAGCCGGTCTCTGTGGTTACCCCGGACCTGACCGGGACTCTGAGTGCGGTCCAGGGCTATCTGGAGCGGCGTAACGTCAACGCCGAGGACTCGATCAAGCCGCTGGCCAAGCCTGCCGCGAATACCGCGCAGGAGGCCACCCCATGA
- a CDS encoding uroporphyrinogen-III synthase produces MTGWRLLLTRPADESAALGSLLADQGIFSSSLPLLDIVPIPVSDTIGEVIRELDRYSAVIVVSKPAARIGIELLQRFCVQAPRVKWFSVGAATAQILQDHGLDVSFPDEGDDSEALLELASLREALARPDPRVLILRGEGGRELLAERLREAGASVEYLELYRRELPQYPSAALEQRIEAERLNALVVSSGQGFEHLHQLAGDAWPQLARLPLFVPSPRVAELARAAGAQTVVDCRGASAAALLTALREHPEPVL; encoded by the coding sequence GTGACGGGCTGGCGTCTGCTGCTGACGCGTCCGGCGGATGAGTCGGCGGCGTTGGGCAGTCTGTTGGCCGATCAGGGGATTTTCAGCAGTAGCTTGCCGCTTTTGGACATAGTGCCGATCCCGGTCTCTGACACAATCGGTGAAGTTATCCGGGAGCTGGATCGCTACAGCGCAGTGATCGTGGTCAGCAAGCCCGCCGCGCGAATCGGCATCGAACTGCTCCAGCGGTTTTGCGTTCAGGCACCGCGTGTGAAGTGGTTTAGCGTCGGCGCGGCAACGGCACAGATTCTTCAGGATCATGGCTTGGACGTGAGCTTTCCGGATGAAGGCGATGACAGCGAAGCCTTGCTTGAACTTGCGAGTTTGCGCGAGGCTCTCGCCCGACCCGATCCGCGTGTGCTGATCCTGCGCGGGGAGGGTGGGCGTGAACTGCTGGCTGAGCGTTTGCGTGAAGCGGGTGCTAGTGTCGAGTATCTGGAGTTGTACCGCCGCGAACTGCCGCAATACCCTTCGGCAGCCCTGGAACAGCGCATCGAAGCGGAACGCCTGAATGCGCTGGTGGTCAGCAGTGGACAAGGTTTTGAGCACCTGCATCAATTGGCTGGCGATGCCTGGCCGCAGTTGGCGCGGTTGCCGTTGTTTGTACCAAGCCCAAGGGTCGCCGAGCTGGCACGTGCTGCTGGCGCCCAAACAGTTGTGGATTGTCGTGGCGCCAGTGCCGCGGCTTTGCTGACGGCGTTACGGGAGCATCCCGAACCCGTTCTCTAA
- the hemC gene encoding hydroxymethylbilane synthase, translating to MSSRQIRIATRKSALALWQAEYVKARLEQAHPGLLVTLVPMVSRGDKLLDSPLSKIGGKGLFVKELETALLENEADIAVHSMKDVPMDFPEGLGLFCICEREDPRDAFVSNTYASLEALPPGSIVGTSSLRRQAQLLSRRPDLEIRFLRGNVNTRLAKLDAGEYDAIILASAGLIRLGFEDRITSAISVDDSLPAGGQGAVGIECRTADSEIHALLAPLHHQDTATRVSAERALNKHLNGGCQVPIACYAVLEGEQVWLRGLVGDPSGGLLLSAQGRAPRGDAEALGVQVAEDLLSQGAADILKAVYGEAGHE from the coding sequence GCATCGCCACCCGCAAAAGCGCTCTTGCCCTGTGGCAGGCCGAATACGTCAAAGCCCGTCTGGAACAGGCCCATCCGGGCCTGCTCGTGACCTTGGTGCCCATGGTCAGTCGCGGCGACAAGCTGCTCGACTCACCCCTGTCGAAAATCGGCGGCAAGGGCCTGTTCGTCAAGGAGCTGGAAACCGCGCTGTTGGAAAACGAAGCCGACATCGCCGTGCACTCCATGAAAGACGTGCCGATGGACTTCCCTGAAGGTCTCGGCCTGTTCTGTATCTGCGAGCGCGAAGACCCACGCGACGCATTTGTCTCCAACACCTACGCCAGCCTTGAAGCGTTGCCGCCTGGCAGCATCGTCGGCACTTCGAGCCTGCGCCGCCAGGCCCAGTTGCTGAGCCGTCGTCCGGACCTGGAAATCCGCTTCCTGCGCGGCAACGTCAACACGCGCCTGGCCAAGCTGGACGCTGGCGAATACGACGCCATCATCCTCGCGTCCGCCGGCTTGATCCGGTTGGGCTTTGAAGATCGCATCACCTCGGCCATCAGCGTCGACGATAGCCTGCCGGCCGGTGGCCAAGGCGCAGTAGGGATCGAATGCCGCACCGCGGACAGCGAAATTCACGCACTGCTCGCGCCGCTGCATCACCAGGACACCGCGACCCGTGTGAGCGCCGAGCGTGCTCTCAATAAACACCTCAATGGCGGCTGCCAGGTGCCGATCGCCTGCTACGCCGTGCTTGAGGGCGAGCAGGTCTGGTTGCGTGGCCTGGTGGGTGATCCGAGTGGTGGCCTGCTGCTCAGCGCCCAGGGCCGGGCGCCCCGTGGCGATGCCGAGGCTTTGGGGGTGCAAGTGGCCGAAGACCTTTTGAGCCAGGGCGCCGCCGATATTCTCAAAGCGGTCTACGGCGAGGCAGGTCACGAGTGA
- a CDS encoding disulfide bond formation protein B translates to MSLACPRSLFFTVFIAGALALGVSYYLEYAVGLQPCGLCLLQRACLALLTGLSLMASVHGPGRLGAFVYWLLSLLCGLLGTFTAWRQVLLQTDPVYQFSACSPDLAEVFTGAPWLRVMQMMFQGAVDCPRIAWTLFDLSIPEWSLLFFVAVMIPGIYQLIRLVLSALRRPLGDKSSHRVLAKD, encoded by the coding sequence ATGTCGTTGGCCTGCCCACGCTCCCTGTTTTTTACTGTGTTCATCGCAGGCGCCCTGGCCCTGGGCGTTTCCTATTACCTGGAATATGCGGTCGGCCTCCAGCCATGTGGCCTGTGCCTGTTGCAACGCGCTTGCCTGGCGCTGCTGACCGGATTGAGCCTGATGGCCTCGGTGCACGGTCCCGGTCGCCTGGGGGCCTTTGTGTATTGGTTGCTCTCACTGCTCTGCGGCCTGTTGGGGACCTTCACGGCCTGGCGTCAGGTGTTGCTGCAAACCGATCCTGTGTATCAATTTTCCGCCTGCTCACCTGACCTGGCCGAGGTATTCACAGGCGCCCCGTGGCTACGCGTCATGCAGATGATGTTCCAGGGGGCCGTCGACTGCCCGCGGATCGCCTGGACGTTGTTCGATTTGAGTATCCCGGAATGGAGTCTGCTGTTCTTCGTTGCGGTGATGATTCCGGGTATTTATCAGCTGATACGCCTGGTCTTGAGCGCTCTTCGACGACCGCTCGGCGACAAGTCGTCGCACCGGGTGCTTGCCAAAGATTAA
- a CDS encoding heme biosynthesis protein HemY → MKRLYVIVFLAIAAAAAMGLAIAEHSGYVLIAYKSFRYESSLWATLALIAVLWLVIWGIKALVELVTTSGGVVNPWSRRNRSRRVQVAIEHGQLDLAEGRWASAQRHLHRAAEAERQPLLYYLGAARAANEQGRYEESDNLLERALERQPQAELAIALNHAQLQTDRGDTEGALATLQAMRERHPHNAQTLRQLQRLLQQRGDWSAVIRLLPELRKDKVLPAAELAELERRAWGENLSLAAHQEEEGTLGLQALDRAWQQLTSAQRQEPQLVLAYAEQLRQLGAQVQAEEVLRTALKRNYDSHLARLYGLVRGSDPARQLQLAEGWLKDHPTDPGLLLTLGRLCLQSSLWGKARDYLESSLRIQRNPEACAELARLLAQMGDTERSNQLFQEGLGLLDERLLAAPLPALAHV, encoded by the coding sequence ATGAAACGCCTCTATGTGATCGTGTTCCTGGCCATTGCGGCGGCGGCTGCGATGGGCTTGGCCATCGCCGAGCATTCAGGTTACGTCCTGATCGCCTACAAGAGCTTTCGCTACGAATCGAGCCTGTGGGCAACACTGGCCTTGATCGCCGTTCTCTGGCTGGTCATCTGGGGCATCAAGGCGTTGGTCGAGCTGGTGACGACCTCTGGTGGCGTGGTCAATCCGTGGTCACGGCGCAATCGTAGTCGCCGGGTCCAGGTGGCGATCGAACACGGGCAACTGGACCTGGCCGAAGGTCGCTGGGCAAGCGCCCAGCGTCACTTGCATCGGGCTGCGGAAGCCGAGCGTCAGCCGCTGCTTTACTACCTCGGGGCTGCGCGCGCTGCGAACGAACAAGGTCGCTACGAAGAAAGTGACAATCTGCTGGAGCGTGCTCTGGAGCGTCAGCCCCAGGCGGAGTTGGCGATAGCCTTGAACCACGCGCAATTGCAGACCGATCGCGGTGATACCGAGGGCGCCCTGGCGACCCTGCAGGCGATGCGCGAGCGCCACCCTCATAACGCCCAGACCCTGCGTCAGTTGCAGCGCCTGCTTCAGCAGCGAGGCGACTGGTCGGCAGTGATCCGCCTGTTGCCCGAGCTGCGCAAGGACAAAGTCCTGCCGGCGGCTGAACTGGCCGAACTGGAGCGCCGGGCCTGGGGTGAGAACCTGTCCCTGGCGGCGCATCAGGAAGAGGAAGGGACGCTCGGTTTGCAAGCGCTCGATCGCGCATGGCAACAGCTGACGTCGGCTCAGCGCCAAGAGCCGCAATTGGTGCTCGCCTATGCCGAGCAACTGCGGCAACTGGGGGCCCAGGTCCAGGCCGAAGAGGTCTTGCGCACGGCTTTGAAACGCAACTACGACAGCCATCTGGCGCGCCTCTATGGATTGGTGCGCGGCAGTGACCCGGCTCGCCAACTGCAACTCGCCGAGGGCTGGCTGAAAGATCATCCGACTGATCCAGGCCTGTTGCTGACGCTGGGTCGCCTGTGTCTGCAAAGCAGCCTGTGGGGCAAGGCCCGGGATTATCTGGAAAGCAGTCTGCGAATACAGCGCAACCCGGAAGCCTGCGCCGAACTGGCACGCCTGCTGGCCCAGATGGGAGACACCGAGCGTAGCAACCAGCTGTTCCAGGAAGGCCTGGGTTTGCTCGATGAGCGCTTGCTGGCGGCACCGCTGCCGGCGTTGGCTCACGTTTGA